From Colias croceus chromosome Z, ilColCroc2.1:
ccagtaacaccccctgctatttagtttttcaatattttcaatgtacagaattgacccttctacagatttattattaacctatgtatagattatgaCTAGTGGGTAAGTATGTTTTCTGTGATCTTCTTACACTTATACCTATACGATCGTTCTGCTTTTTTCGCGCGCAAATTGATTGGAAACtttttataaactaatattataaagacgaaaagtttgtttgtttggacgcgctaatctcgggagctactggtccaatttgaaaaattcttacggtgttagatagcccatttggAAACctatagtaggtaggtatattataagaCGAGTCGTTAAGGGTTATCTGTATGAATTCAGTATTTCTGAAAAGATCGAATTATAGGTAAATATGTATCTACTTAGGTACACAATTATAACGTTTATGAtatggaaagaaaaaaaatatctaaaaatatatatctagcATCTTAATATCAACATTTTTAtgctgctgatatttttaattttttgataaaaggtTATTTATTGAATCAACAGGTGTCAACAAATTTATAATCGGATATTGAAAAAGAAGAGCACTAAATATCTAGAcatataaaaagtttaaagatCATGATGATAACTTCTCAAAACGTGTCAACGAGATCGATCGTTACCTACTAAAATAACAGTCTATCTTTCTATCTAATCTATGCCGCGAATAAACTTCGAAGGCTACGATACCTATTAGTTCGCAACGCTTCGCTATCCAACTTTTTCCGCGGGTATTTTACCCCGGTATTCCATTTTGCCCCGGGCTTTCATATAGACATTGTACCCCTCGGAAGCGTTCACCGTAAAGGTCATACCTACATATTCCCgctctaatattatatacagacATTAAGGTTATTGGATCGCTATGATTTCAGGACaaattgtccgtatttaagCAAAAAGGAACCACCCAGCAAACACGCACTTCTGAGATATCAAaggatttacaaaaacatttgcaGCTCTGTTAgatgaagtaaaattaatatttattttatttaaattcattgataaattacttatttaagtatgtgtatataaatttgCTCTGAATACTCTTAAACTTTCtagataattaagaaaatgtgcATGTGGttccttttaacatttatcaatTGATAGGTTTTCTCTTATACAAAAAAGAACCACAACCTAGggatttaatgatataaatgaaactatgtatttataatatcgtaataaagctttaatttaaaagatatataaaataatacatatagagGATGTTTATTCGACGTTATCATCAAATTGGATTTCGAAATCCACCGTGTCTAGTCCATCTATGTGGTCTTCTATTGCATTATCACTAATaagattgttataaaaactctGTGCATATTGTGGAATGAGATGTAATATGGCCTGAATATCGCTTGAAGGTGAAGAAAGCTTCTCCAGAGGCATCGACGTATAAGGTTCTTCGTTATcttctgtaataaaaagaaaaaagcttttaatgaaaacaataaagccGCGTGGCTTTTATACGTAGATATAATATGACGacagcaaaatattattagttcttATAAAGCCGTGTCCCTACTAGACGACTAAGTATGTCGTATGGTACATGCGCCATGTACAAAAAACTGGctaagtgcgagtcggacacGCGCAACGAAGAGTTCCGTAccattatctataaaaacggcaaaaaaatcacggtttatTATATGGGAacctcttaaatatttattttattctgttttttagtatttgttgttaCAGCGGCATCAGAAATACATCATCTATGAAAATTTCGATTGTCTAACTATCACAGTTCATGAGACAgagggacagacagacagacggacagcgGAGTCTTAGTAATAGGGTCTCGTTTTATCTTTTGGGTAtggaaccctaaaaatcaCACGCAACAGTGACCAAACCtagcaaaaaattaattaataaacttgttaaaattttcaatttcgcGGGCTATGGCCTTGTTCCGGTCAAAACAGTGGCAGCGCgacttttaaaatcaaacaaataattatatgcgCTGAATGTACTGTACTGAATCTGAATCTAAAGGAACGTATTTTACCataatagtaggtaggtacctagatcATCGActgttgtttttaaaacagGGGTAGTTTCATCTCACAATGACAGATGAATCGTAACAAAATGACTCTTTCGACTCGCCTTCGTGAACAACAACAGTGTCGATTCCTCTTGTACTTACTAATTaatctttttaaaatcactCCACAATCGGGAATGAATCAAAAGTGGATAAAGCGTACATACCTGCATCTCATAGATTcaataagtacttaaatgcattaaataaaacaacttacCCGTTGTATCTTCATTATTATCTTCGGTGTTCGTCTTCAATGATTTTCTTACCAATTGcttccttatttatttattactaaacatattcacatttaattttaaaggtaggtaattaacaaaaacaatagaacTTACTTCGCGGAGAAAAAAAACGGCCGTCACGTATTCGAAATACTTCGCTGAATGTCACCTATAATGACAGATGTTCGacgttttactttaaaaattggaGTTTTGCACTTTGAGCTATTTAAGACGTAGTGAAATACGTTGTTTAAAGATGAGAAGCATTCTGCATTGTGCACAAGTCAAGGCATTTGGTTCCGTATAGCGATGATGGGTTTCAGGctgttttacaatatttatttatgcatgaTAGAACCGAATGcttgtggttttattttgcaataaaaaattacaataaaattatgaatttattttacgcTTATCCATACCACAGAAACCTGGTTCcattttgtgtattaaaaataattgttattaatagaaatatgtgTAATGTATAATGGTACCAAGTATGTGCGGAtctgttttgtataaaatgacaTGATAGTAATatcgtttatttgtttgaacaaaGCAGACCCGTGGTGCTGTGGTTCGGTTTTGCTTCATATGTATTATTCGTTGTTGCTGGTGGTTCCTTTCTGCTTTTAGTATACCTTGTTTCCAAGGTAAAAATCATGTGGTTCTTGTTTGTATAAGAATTTAGACCACTTTTAAATGAGTATTCTtcaaaaaacgtaaaaaagcAAATTTGTCGAGTGGTTCCATTTTGcataaatacggacaattataagtaggtatcttTCTGACAAGTATCTTTCTGATAAGTACTAATTCAGTTTTGATTAACGTTTTTTCTTATCGGTTGTCTACAAAGCGATTTCTTATTCTCTAAAGTTGAGATACAGAATACCTACTAAGTTGATGTCTGTTGTCACctagataattataattattctagAAAGTAGAAATGGgtctttacaatattaaaataggtagTCGAATAAgtttacatacattaaaattcaataaaaaatacgatcCGTGCAAGAAACATGCTTCTTATCTTTTCCGTTTTTTCTCGCATTTAACATCAAACCTGACTGTAAAACGTTGGTAAAACGCAACACGTGACGTCCGTCAGCCTAGCCGGTTAGTTAACAGATCCACGAgttcattaaaaaaaccgtagcgcataacataattaaacacttacgGCGAATGAAGTTGTGAAGACCTTACAAGCGtccaattaaaagtttaatgtCTAATTCTTGTTAAACTTCAAGTCCACAGCTAGTCGGTTAGGTATCGGAAGTTTGAGCTCATAGGTACGGCACGTCCGGAAACTTTCCTAATAAGAAACTAACACTCTTTCCGAAACTGTGCATGTAATGTATTGTCTGTAAATTAGAGATGTAGAAATAACTAGACAATTCTGTGTACTTATATCTGAAACACACCTGAAAATTACAGTTTCATTCCATATTATCTATCGCATTACAGCACTAATTAAATCAATGTTTGGTTTGATAACAaggtaaatagtaaatacgtaTTATGCTTTTCCTACctgaaattgaatttatatttaacagaCATTTGATTgcacataaaatatgtttaaacatttcaataaGTTGGTCTTGAAAAGTACTGCCCTTATTAtcaatcattaaaataattatactgcAGTATAGGTACACATTGTTAGACGATTGTACTAACTTATTGAAAGTGATTCTAAAATCTTTTATAATCCAGCGCTCGCGATGGGCACTAGATTTTGTGGGTAGCTACCGACTACCTACATCCTATCCTAACGCGATGAGAGGAATAACTATTATtaccacagatcacagaaactaaagggaGATATGGTTAGGGGGCGGGGCCGGTGTCGCAGCAATATGCCCAAAAAAAGAACACATGCTGTTTGTTGCATTCAGTTGACGTTCGACCGTCGGCCGGGTATTATTTAACAATGCCGCGTTGTTCCgttaaagtttgtaaaaactGAAGTGAAACCAGCAACTTTAAGTCAAATGGAATcacataccatcggtaagtactgaaaattatacgattttcttactataatttcaaaaacaatattacgtTGAGTGATTTCTTGGTTTCATTATGTGACAGAACGACAGTcacattaatttatgtaaatagtttACAATGCTTCTTCTGTACGTGACTCTATTCAAACGCGGAGTTCGAATACCGCAATGTATAATGAAGATACTAAAGCTAACAAAAACGTTCGATCGTGTAGTACGGCCGCTGCTCGCGGTCGTTACTTGAGGATGCGCGTCGAGTGTGTCCATGTCGATAAGATTCGGATTTTTTAtcgtattatgtattattttactaccttattattatatcataatgTATTACTATTAGCTTAATATCtgaatgtattattattatttgataggtACTCgagcaataattttatagtgaTTATTATAcatggattaaaaaaaaaatcacttatttcatacttatttTACTTAACAATAAGTCAATAGGCAATGCTTTATGTACTTCATCACCATGAATGCTACCATCAAGGTGTCCATTTCTATTTTCTACCTAGTTACTGTATTGcctataaattgttttaattttaacgtttCTCATTTTATCGACAAGCAATCCCTATCGTAAACGCATATCTTGCGGCTGTGTGGTGCTGTATACGTACGTTACTTACAATCTAGTGTGCGAACGAATAGTCGCTCTCAAATTTTTGTGTGATGACACGCACACAACGCgaagtattgtttttattttgtttactgttGTGTGCGTAAATTTGTTATGAGACACTGGTTTCGTACTCAGCGCAAGCGATTGGCATCTCTCTAGATCTCTATGATTATTACTATACATCATgaagttaggtaggtactctaaacgttaaaataaaagagTATGGAATATATATATCTAAGTATTTAAAGATAACTCATATTTTACGATTTGTAAgaaggaaaattatttaaaaaaatatgtgtaggGAAATAGAGCTGATAGGTACAGAAACTTCTAAAAATTAACTGCAGATAGAGACTCATTGCATATTATGGGGATTTTGTTACAATCTATATacgtaaatatgataattcatattataaatacacaaataccataacaaaaaagtttgtcaacaaacaatttgaaataattaataaaataattaaccatttacgttatttttattttcttttttgttgaCCCTACCATACGTCAGTGTCAGCTTtggccgccattgaagattcgtttctttattgaacTGACTAATACCTACAGGCAATGACAGACTACCTACCtgtctaaaatattatgtttttttttttcaaagcaTACTAtaatctagacacgcggcagcgtgtcaagccgagttcaagcgaagagaactggcgagcagcgtatatttacacgaaccatttcgagctacttttcacccccttataactcgaaaactatttatgttaaataaaccaaaattggtacatatcaagaggacctcaagataaacaagatccttaaatttcataaatacagattaaacagttcgtagaataaatattaatatccaaaaattgcaatttttaagactgactgactcatagatatatacaaaacctaacccatttcagatgacctagaaagttcaaattttgtaatcaactaggtaatagtgagtgtacaaaggaaaaaatcagaaaatactgaatttatctgtatttaatttttttcaatgacataaattttgtttgtatggaaaaatggaaaagtttataaaaatagaaaatattatattcaccttaatagtcttaaaaaatagatcaaaactaattagtggccgaaaaaaatttttacagACTTATTGACTCTCATTCTCaaagatattaattatctaagatattttaagatattattcTCTCATTCTTAGAATACCtacccattttaaaatgaaaaaatagcataaaaatttgctaattagaatgaaaatttaaattatcaacttgtagtcttagtcaaaaatttacaatctattttaaatacatattttaacaaacaattcattgctacgtaatgaaaaacaacgtggacgcaatatgttctattgttatgcactataataggtatagtttgcgcccaccgtggacgcaaaatggaagttgtacaaattcggtaagtatagtaataattattcgcgtccaccttattttaactattaattgtaaaagataTAAGCtaatttataatccatactattccatgttttgttagcaaagtaaagaaacagttacatattcaaaaattcacatttaacaataagatacttaccgtcgaacgcgacgctgcgcaatatttttttctcaaaatcccgcgcgttttagctctttCGTTTAACCTCCTGGGGCCTGcggtcatatatatattacatagacaataaaaaaatatttcaacgccATCTTTTGCGTATATGCGGGAATAATACCTCAAATCGATGTAGTGGTATGTCATCCGCTATACTAAAcggtttttggttttataagtGACAGTGATTTGAAGTATTCTCATTTCGAAGTTGACGGTGGCTGTGCGACGGCAAACACGTGGTCGGTAATCTTACATTTCTAGTGGAACCATTAGTATATTGCAGTATATCTTTGtatatctaattataatagatattatttctgcaaccacaatagttattttgtaagataaatctaaaacttgtgaaaaatatgaattttttcttttatgtcatACTGGTAAGACATTCGGTCTCAATTCTTGCCAAATTGGTATTGGTTACAAGGGCCCcatgtattacctatatgacattctttagtttatgttacagattttattataattttcaaggaTTATAAGATACTGAGATCTACCAACACCTGGATGAGTCAAATATTGACCTATATGATGgacctatggagtttcttgccggtttttctccatagatactgctttccgaatcggtggtaaatgttattactgttatgacgattcaaaagtgcttttggaagaagtctaattgaataaataaatatttgagatgAAGATAATCCCCCAAATGATACCGATGAAGCCGcccaaataacaaaaaatgatTCTTCTTCCATTCGTCCAATGAGTATGAGTCATGTCAGAATAGAATCGTCACTATGTATGTCATCTTCAGTTGTTGGCAGACCATCTCGGGGACGCACATGACGTGGACCAAGCATTAGAGGAGGCTGACCGAGAGGATGGATTAGAAATAAGACCTAGGGGTGGACgtgacaatataaatacaccGACGCGCCGGTGCAAAATACTTGTACTGGTCGTTTCTCAcccttaaaaatacctatctttgaacctaggtacataaaatagaCACAGAACAAtggatagaataataaatatttagattcaagtttaaaaatatataataactaaaaaaccatgtagtttttcttcattttcataaacttattACACTCGGAACTGGGACCCcttgtaatatatatatgacaTAGAGAAAACCCAAGTTTTccacgaaagatttttttttccattttttttaatatctataattgcattagaacagatacagctaatttttattaaaaaagaaagaaaaaaaaatcctgggtCTCAGGAGGTTAATagccaaaataaaatatttttttttaaataggataggataggcgGTGCGCAGGctttttttgaatatgtgtgcatgtctcttatacattgaggtattatcggaaatttttcttagtacaattttacttaaagtttacttattttcgtgaattttctaaaagatatccgcaaaatggacgcgaataggcatgtggacgcgaacaggcgcaatgaccctaggtcattagttgtttgctttgtgaaaataattataattattattcaaattaaaaaagttatattttggaataaacattgtcaACAACAGTCAACCTCAGAACTTAatactttgtaaataaatttctggactgtctgcagaacttggcacacatttagatctcatttctttttttggcaaattaagtcaacgattgaactcggctccaatttttacataaaaatgtttttggtgggatattatacctactactGCAGTGAGAAAAGGAACGTAGATCttcaatttacaatattatcgtaataataaaataataaaaaaaaatatacaagaaCTGTCTtaaagtaaatgttttttattatcatttctcttatactatattataagaaccagaatataatttattatttataatataagggATCACATAATTTGTTTGTCTACAGAGTTCGTATAACGGAACGCTAACTAAAGGAACACGCGCTTCGTCACTTCATGTGACCATTGACAGACGTCAAATTGTGCTGTTTTGTTTTGAATGTACTatgtataaatgtatttgACGTTTTCAAAGTATAAATTCAAGTTTACTTCTATGAATAGTTGAATTCAAATGAACTGTTTAAGTACCTGTGATTcatgaatattgaatacatTAGAGCAATATGTCTGCACCGGCTGAATTAAGTTTCGATgaaatactaaaatttatgTTAGCACACAACGGAAAGGTTACAAATCATGATTTGGTTAAACATTTCAAAGTATTTTTGATGAATCCGAATATGAGAGGTGAGTGAAATGTTCTATGACACATAATCTAGGTTATTATCGTAACACACTAGCGTTTATGGCATTATACATAAAGTTGAAAATGGCATGgctatttaatttacaaactcAATGTTATTGAACTTTTTAGATGAAGCAAGAAACACTTTCAAAAAACATGTGAATGCTCTAGCAAtaatcaaaaatcaaaataacgAGAAGTGGCTGATATTGAAAAAGAAATACTTGCCGAGCAATTTGAGGGAAAATGAAGGGGTATCTCAATCTGAcagtaaattaaatgaatcaGTAACAACTCAAAATGAGGAAACGGCAGAAGTGGAGAAACCCGAACCTGTGGTTGAGCCGCCATACAAACCTCCTCCACCTCTACAACTAAATCAAGATTTTAACATCCTCGGAACAATATTACAAGACACTGTTATGGCCACATCACAAATCCAACCACTAATAGAAGAGCAAGATGaatcaaaagaaaatttagAAGCAATAGAGGATGTACCACCCAAAGTACATCCTAGGAGGAAATCGTCAGAGAAGTCAATAACTGAGAAACGGCCGAGTGTGCCAAATATTAGTCCAAGAATGTCTATACCAAATGATAGTATGGATATGAACGAAACCCCACCAACTTTGACATCATCAAGGAGTGAAAGCATGCTTATTGATAGTGAACAGAAGATTTCAGTGAAGGAAAGAAAGCAGATGTTTAACAGGATGGCTTCGGAGAGTGATGTCTTGAAATCTAATAAACTAAGCTTCAATTCATCGGTaagttatacattttttttactcaTGCTCTAAGTACTTTGTAACTGATATTTTCTTGATTTGATTAGTGTTTGGATGAAACTCGGGCAAATATCTTTCAAGTATTCAGGTTTCATAAACTGATtacatgtt
This genomic window contains:
- the LOC123705464 gene encoding uncharacterized protein LOC123705464, which encodes MSAPAELSFDEILKFMLAHNGKVTNHDLVKHFKVFLMNPNMRDEARNTFKKHVNALAIIKNQNNEKWLILKKKYLPSNLRENEGVSQSDSKLNESVTTQNEETAEVEKPEPVVEPPYKPPPPLQLNQDFNILGTILQDTVMATSQIQPLIEEQDESKENLEAIEDVPPKVHPRRKSSEKSITEKRPSVPNISPRMSIPNDSMDMNETPPTLTSSRSESMLIDSEQKISVKERKQMFNRMASESDVLKSNKLSFNSSSVDEEDRVSLDHKESDPLDSKQKQWILCAARGEYHVLAKMCKENAKLVKTKDPFTVCIWFPLIHRYEISYGSIC